In Helicobacter sp. 12S02232-10, the following proteins share a genomic window:
- a CDS encoding 3-isopropylmalate dehydratase small subunit: MQKLQNKTGRAWKFGKNIDTDIIIAARYLNTSDGKELAKHIMEDSRYGFADMISQGDFIVASENFGCGSSREHAPLALKEAGIAAVLAPSFARIFYRNAFNTGLLILEVAQNDIDTINEGDALEISLKENKIFNHTQNLQYTYAKIPSFMLELLQCGGLMPYAQKQIKEKI; encoded by the coding sequence ATGCAAAAGTTGCAAAACAAAACGGGAAGAGCTTGGAAATTTGGCAAAAATATCGACACGGATATTATTATTGCCGCAAGATACCTAAATACCAGCGATGGAAAAGAATTGGCAAAGCACATTATGGAAGATTCTAGATATGGTTTTGCCGATATGATTTCTCAGGGAGATTTTATTGTTGCGAGTGAAAATTTTGGTTGCGGGAGCAGTAGAGAGCACGCCCCTCTTGCGCTAAAGGAAGCCGGAATAGCAGCAGTATTGGCGCCATCTTTTGCAAGAATTTTTTATCGAAATGCTTTCAATACAGGCTTGCTTATTTTAGAAGTCGCTCAAAATGATATTGACACGATCAATGAAGGTGATGCACTTGAAATTAGTCTAAAAGAAAATAAAATCTTTAATCACACTCAAAACCTGCAATACACTTATGCTAAAATCCCTTCTTTTATGCTTGAACTGCTTCAATGCGGGGGATTAATGCCTTATGCACAAAAACAAATAAAGGAAAAGATTTGA
- a CDS encoding helix-turn-helix transcriptional regulator, producing MYSYDEPVYLISVVAKILEIHPQTLRQYEKEGLIEPGRTDGKMRLYSQRDIDKIKTILRLTRDMGVNLAGVDIILRLKEKLDELDTINEELRSNLQKKARTTTGTEVSVKKSSYELIIFKK from the coding sequence ATGTATAGTTATGACGAACCTGTTTATCTTATCAGTGTTGTGGCAAAAATACTTGAGATCCATCCTCAAACCCTCAGACAATATGAGAAGGAAGGGCTGATCGAACCAGGTCGCACAGATGGAAAAATGAGGCTTTATTCCCAAAGAGACATTGATAAAATCAAAACCATTCTCAGATTAACACGCGATATGGGAGTTAATCTAGCAGGCGTAGATATTATCTTGCGACTTAAAGAAAAACTCGATGAGCTTGATACGATCAATGAAGAATTGCGCTCAAATCTACAAAAAAAAGCTCGGACAACTACTGGGACAGAAGTCAGCGTCAAAAAAAGCTCTTATGAACTCATTATATTTAAAAAATAA
- a CDS encoding outer membrane family protein, which produces MLRKLVLCCLCGGVVFAAGTRTPQEAFMKGVVNGHIGFFFQQSTKQDPTYGDLNMDLSYNTQRFMGYKFGAKAWLVPKIYEAKQGDFNKAQEIFVFSNIYGDFYNEYEKFRLTLGRYNIDEEWMTHDTEGISVSYDKFENISLSFVWALRNAWVTNYYLSNFRKMFNWSGALLFRGDIQIPNAPVKIKPYLYMAPGFFISPGIKIELHLPLKSGVYFDSHIHLLSYVANKQHYGTSSSSGLVWAEGLVGWNGLESGIGIVSVGGGAGANRIDAFGQHTRFERTVGMFYGDAVTAYGFASGDMGRYFSLYGAVRGTFINGKNILNWDAKINFKPQKGVELGLGILGMFNQTDATGYFGGTKDYIMGRGFVQYSF; this is translated from the coding sequence ATGCTCAGAAAGCTTGTTTTGTGTTGTTTATGTGGAGGCGTTGTTTTTGCAGCAGGTACTAGAACTCCTCAAGAGGCTTTTATGAAAGGAGTTGTTAATGGGCATATTGGATTTTTCTTTCAGCAATCGACAAAACAAGATCCCACTTATGGGGATTTAAATATGGATTTGTCGTATAATACCCAAAGATTTATGGGCTATAAATTTGGTGCAAAAGCATGGTTAGTCCCTAAAATCTATGAAGCCAAACAAGGTGATTTTAACAAGGCCCAAGAGATTTTTGTATTTTCTAATATTTATGGTGATTTTTATAATGAATATGAAAAATTCAGGCTAACGTTGGGGCGTTATAATATTGATGAGGAATGGATGACTCACGATACTGAGGGTATCAGTGTTTCTTATGATAAGTTTGAAAATATTTCATTGTCTTTTGTGTGGGCTCTTAGAAATGCTTGGGTCACGAATTATTATTTGAGTAATTTTAGAAAAATGTTTAATTGGTCAGGTGCTCTTTTGTTCCGTGGAGATATTCAGATTCCTAATGCTCCTGTCAAAATTAAGCCTTATCTTTATATGGCGCCGGGATTTTTTATTTCCCCAGGCATAAAAATTGAACTCCATTTGCCCTTAAAGTCCGGAGTTTATTTTGATAGCCATATTCATTTGCTTTCTTATGTAGCTAATAAACAGCATTATGGAACTTCTAGTAGTAGCGGATTGGTTTGGGCTGAAGGCTTGGTAGGTTGGAATGGTTTAGAAAGTGGTATTGGGATTGTCTCAGTCGGTGGCGGAGCGGGAGCTAATAGAATTGATGCTTTTGGACAACATACAAGGTTTGAAAGAACTGTCGGAATGTTTTATGGCGATGCGGTTACTGCGTATGGATTTGCTTCTGGAGATATGGGCAGATATTTTTCTTTGTACGGAGCAGTCAGGGGAACTTTTATTAATGGTAAGAATATTTTGAACTGGGATGCTAAAATTAATTTTAAGCCTCAAAAAGGAGTTGAATTGGGTCTTGGTATCTTAGGAATGTTTAATCAAACTGATGCGACAGGATATTTTGGGGGAACAAAGGATTACATAATGGGACGTGGATTTGTTCAATATAGTTTTTAG
- a CDS encoding ABC transporter ATP-binding protein produces the protein MKKNNFFNILDKLRHLITKRDKIILVILLFATIFLSIIETFGISIIMPFITFASTPSLILQNKFSKFIYEFFEFKSTLNFMLTFSFILIVFYIFRAFYNIAYTYALNRFAFRKYHYFSYKLFCKSMNLTYLEFTNKNTDKIRSTIISESLNAAQCFQYFLTIFSEIFTILLLYILLLLVSWKMTIVLSFILGFKILFIIKSIGKVIKNQGNIRAQMEEKFFKILSKNFGNFKIIKLRGNEEKVYANFNNTGKKRANAQIIYQTLNQLPKNILETVGFSILIGSVAYILYRYNDASAVLPIISMYALALYRILPSVNKIMSSYGFIIFSQKSLEIVYNDLVYQTKEESEEPLDFNNSITLKNINFGYTRQKTIIKNFNLTIYKGDKIAFIGPSGAGKSTLVDLIIGIYQPTSGEIYIDNTKLTNKNIKTWRKKIGYIPQNIYLFEGTVAENVAFGSEMDKNKLIWACKMANIYDFLVENEGLETLVGDGGIKLSGGQKQRIGIARAIYNDPEILVLDEATSALDTDTETKIMDEIYNIARNKTLIIIAHRLSTIEKCERKIKVGD, from the coding sequence ATGAAAAAAAATAATTTCTTTAATATTCTTGATAAACTTCGGCACCTCATTACCAAGCGGGACAAAATAATTCTTGTTATTTTGCTATTTGCAACCATATTTTTATCGATTATAGAAACTTTTGGTATCAGTATTATTATGCCTTTCATCACATTTGCAAGCACCCCAAGTCTCATTCTTCAAAACAAGTTTTCAAAATTTATTTATGAGTTTTTCGAATTCAAATCAACCCTAAACTTTATGCTTACCTTTAGCTTTATATTGATTGTTTTTTATATCTTTAGAGCATTCTACAATATTGCCTACACATATGCCTTAAATCGTTTTGCCTTTAGAAAATACCATTATTTTTCTTATAAACTTTTTTGCAAAAGTATGAATTTAACCTATCTTGAATTTACAAATAAAAACACTGATAAAATTCGTAGCACAATCATTTCTGAATCATTAAACGCCGCCCAGTGTTTCCAATATTTTCTAACCATATTTTCAGAAATTTTTACTATCTTGCTTTTATATATCCTTTTGCTTTTAGTGAGTTGGAAAATGACTATTGTTTTGAGTTTTATTTTAGGCTTTAAGATTCTTTTTATCATAAAAAGTATTGGAAAAGTCATCAAAAATCAAGGCAATATCCGTGCCCAAATGGAGGAAAAATTTTTTAAAATTCTCTCAAAAAATTTTGGAAACTTCAAGATCATTAAACTCAGAGGGAACGAAGAAAAAGTTTATGCAAACTTCAATAACACCGGCAAAAAAAGAGCTAATGCCCAAATTATTTATCAAACCCTAAACCAACTCCCCAAAAATATTTTAGAAACCGTTGGTTTTAGTATCCTTATTGGCAGCGTGGCTTACATTCTTTATCGATACAACGATGCAAGTGCGGTATTGCCAATTATTTCAATGTATGCTTTAGCGTTATATCGGATCTTGCCTTCTGTCAATAAGATAATGTCGAGTTATGGTTTTATTATTTTTAGTCAAAAATCCCTAGAGATAGTCTATAATGATCTAGTTTATCAAACTAAAGAAGAGAGCGAAGAACCTCTTGATTTTAACAATAGCATTACGCTTAAAAATATTAATTTTGGCTATACCCGACAAAAAACCATTATTAAAAATTTTAACCTCACTATCTATAAGGGCGATAAAATTGCTTTTATCGGTCCAAGCGGAGCAGGAAAATCAACCTTGGTCGATCTCATTATCGGGATATATCAACCAACTTCAGGAGAAATTTATATTGATAACACAAAGCTTACAAACAAAAATATCAAAACGTGGAGAAAAAAAATAGGCTATATCCCTCAAAATATTTATTTATTTGAAGGCACTGTGGCAGAAAATGTGGCCTTTGGAAGCGAAATGGATAAAAACAAGCTTATTTGGGCATGCAAAATGGCAAATATCTATGATTTTTTAGTCGAAAATGAAGGATTAGAAACTCTAGTGGGAGATGGAGGCATCAAACTCAGTGGGGGACAAAAACAACGCATAGGGATTGCAAGGGCGATTTATAATGATCCTGAAATTCTAGTACTTGATGAAGCTACTAGCGCCTTGGATACAGATACTGAAACAAAAATAATGGATGAAATTTATAATATTGCAAGGAATAAAACTCTTATTATTATTGCTCACAGACTCAGCACGATAGAAAAATGTGAAAGAAAAATAAAAGTAGGGGATTAA
- a CDS encoding DnaJ C-terminal domain-containing protein, with product MSKSLYETLGVEENATAEEIKKSYRKLARKYHPDINKDKEAEEKFKEINAAYEILSDEKKRAQYDQFGDNMFGGQNFSDFARSQGGSGINLDDILSQIFGSAGGFGSGANSFGFGGNFGFEPDLDIRANLTIPFASAVLGGKHHINIQNDSFDIKIPAGINEGETIRVRGKGKTGRSGKGDLLLKINIAQEPEYSRDNDDLTKTFDLPLKIALFGGKINIPTLHKEVSLKIPANTKNAQRFRIKELGVKNRKTGHTGDLYLKANIVLPHTDSLPDELKKNLEEQLP from the coding sequence ATGAGCAAAAGTCTATATGAAACTCTTGGTGTCGAAGAAAATGCGACTGCTGAAGAAATAAAAAAATCTTACAGAAAACTAGCTAGAAAATACCATCCCGACATCAATAAAGATAAAGAAGCTGAAGAAAAATTTAAAGAAATTAATGCTGCTTATGAAATCTTAAGCGACGAAAAAAAGCGAGCTCAATACGATCAATTTGGCGACAATATGTTTGGGGGTCAAAATTTTAGTGATTTTGCCCGATCTCAAGGAGGTTCAGGGATTAATTTAGATGATATTCTCTCCCAAATTTTTGGCAGTGCCGGAGGATTTGGATCTGGAGCCAATAGTTTTGGTTTTGGTGGAAATTTCGGATTTGAACCCGATTTGGATATACGTGCAAATTTAACGATTCCTTTTGCAAGTGCAGTCCTTGGGGGCAAACATCATATCAATATTCAAAACGACAGCTTTGACATCAAAATCCCTGCCGGAATTAATGAAGGCGAAACAATCCGAGTTAGAGGAAAAGGAAAAACTGGCAGATCAGGAAAAGGAGACTTGTTATTAAAAATCAATATTGCCCAAGAGCCAGAATATTCAAGGGATAATGATGATTTGACTAAAACTTTTGACCTTCCCTTAAAAATTGCACTTTTTGGAGGAAAAATCAATATCCCCACATTGCACAAAGAAGTCAGTCTTAAAATTCCTGCCAATACAAAAAATGCCCAAAGATTTCGTATCAAAGAACTCGGGGTTAAAAACAGAAAAACAGGGCATACAGGAGATCTTTATCTGAAAGCAAACATTGTTTTGCCCCACACAGACTCTTTGCCAGACGAATTGAAAAAAAACCTTGAAGAGCAATTGCCCTAA
- the gmd gene encoding GDP-mannose 4,6-dehydratase: MKVALITGITGQDGAYLAEFLLKKGYEVHGIKRRSSLFNTDRIDHLYQDPHIQNRNFILHYGDMTDSMNLTRIIQEVQPDEIYNLAAMSHVAVSFETPEYTANADGIGTLRILEAVRLLGLTQKTKIYQASTSELFGKVSEIPQKESTPFYPRSPYACAKLYAYWITVNYREAYGIFASNGILFNHESPIRGETFVTRKITRGVAKIVFGIQDKLYLGNLSAKRDWGYAKDYIRMMWMILQAQKPQDWVIATGTTTEVRQFVKMAFEEVGITIEFQGEGVKEKGYVVKCQNKDFQLPIGKEVISVDKQYFRPTEVDLLIGDATKAKEELGWVPEYDLKALVKEMMESDLKLVQKDKYLQKGGYEILSYFE; encoded by the coding sequence ATGAAAGTCGCACTGATTACAGGTATCACAGGACAAGACGGAGCTTATTTGGCAGAATTTTTACTGAAAAAAGGCTACGAAGTTCATGGAATTAAACGCAGAAGCTCTCTTTTTAATACCGATCGCATTGATCACCTCTACCAAGATCCTCATATTCAAAATCGAAATTTTATTCTTCACTATGGAGATATGACCGACTCAATGAATTTGACGCGCATTATTCAAGAAGTACAACCTGATGAAATTTATAATCTTGCCGCAATGAGTCACGTAGCCGTCTCATTTGAAACTCCCGAATATACTGCAAATGCTGATGGAATTGGGACATTGAGAATTCTTGAGGCCGTCAGACTGTTGGGTTTGACTCAAAAAACAAAGATTTATCAAGCTTCAACAAGTGAGCTTTTTGGAAAAGTATCAGAAATTCCACAAAAAGAAAGTACTCCTTTTTATCCTCGCTCTCCCTATGCTTGCGCAAAACTCTATGCTTATTGGATTACGGTAAATTATCGTGAAGCCTATGGAATTTTTGCAAGCAACGGAATTTTATTCAATCACGAAAGTCCGATCCGAGGGGAAACATTCGTAACACGAAAAATCACACGGGGGGTGGCAAAAATTGTTTTTGGAATTCAAGATAAACTTTATCTTGGTAATCTTTCGGCTAAAAGAGATTGGGGTTATGCCAAAGATTATATCAGAATGATGTGGATGATCCTTCAAGCTCAAAAACCTCAAGACTGGGTAATTGCCACCGGAACTACTACAGAAGTACGCCAATTTGTTAAAATGGCATTTGAAGAAGTGGGGATTACAATTGAATTTCAAGGAGAGGGCGTAAAAGAAAAAGGTTATGTAGTAAAATGCCAAAACAAAGATTTTCAGCTCCCAATTGGTAAAGAAGTCATCAGTGTCGATAAACAATATTTTCGCCCCACAGAAGTTGATTTGCTTATCGGCGATGCAACCAAAGCAAAAGAAGAGCTTGGCTGGGTTCCCGAATACGATTTAAAAGCTTTGGTAAAGGAAATGATGGAATCAGATTTAAAACTAGTACAGAAAGATAAATATCTCCAAAAGGGAGGTTATGAAATCTTGAGTTACTTTGAATAA
- a CDS encoding mannose-1-phosphate guanylyltransferase/mannose-6-phosphate isomerase — translation MTIAILCGGSGTRLWPLSRSLLPKQFVPLLEDTSFFTQTLLRNIPIIEKFDGHYQIIANQDHYFLAQDQARNANVEIKSYILESIGKNTAPALVFSALDAIKNYGEDEIILALPSDHLIKNSKNYEKAIQKAVQYAEQDYLVTFGIKPSSPHTGYGYIQSKNNDNVEKFVEKPCLEIAKKYINEKNYFWNSGMFCFKASTLLSEMELHAKEVYKICKEVYQISKKDGEYVRLDPEISKKIPEISIDYALMEKSQKVKCVIGDFLWNDMGSFESLSEEWEKDTNGNASKNTFIATESKNNFIISDKIVVAININDLIVIDTKDSLLITKKGESQKIKDVLKRLKQSHPNLTQIHTTAYRPWGNYTVLLESPSYKIKQIIVKPKSRLSLQKHFHRNEHWTIVSGSASVTIGDKEIFLKANESTYIPMGQLHRLENPGKIDLVIIEIQVGEYLGEDDIIRIEDDFRRC, via the coding sequence ATGACGATCGCTATACTTTGCGGAGGTTCAGGGACAAGATTATGGCCACTTTCGCGTTCTTTATTGCCCAAGCAATTTGTTCCTCTCTTGGAAGATACGTCTTTTTTTACTCAAACTTTGCTTAGAAATATTCCGATTATCGAAAAATTCGATGGACATTATCAAATAATTGCTAATCAAGATCACTATTTTCTTGCTCAAGATCAAGCCAGAAATGCTAATGTTGAAATTAAAAGCTATATTTTAGAATCCATCGGAAAAAATACAGCTCCAGCACTTGTATTTAGTGCTTTGGACGCAATTAAAAATTATGGGGAAGATGAAATCATTTTAGCATTACCAAGCGATCATCTTATCAAAAACTCCAAAAATTACGAAAAAGCCATTCAAAAAGCAGTCCAATATGCAGAACAAGATTATCTTGTAACCTTTGGAATCAAACCCTCAAGTCCCCATACTGGATATGGATATATCCAAAGCAAAAACAATGATAATGTTGAAAAATTTGTCGAAAAACCCTGCCTAGAAATTGCGAAAAAATATATTAATGAAAAAAATTATTTCTGGAATAGCGGGATGTTTTGCTTCAAAGCATCAACTCTTCTTAGTGAAATGGAACTCCACGCAAAAGAAGTTTATAAAATATGCAAAGAGGTCTATCAAATATCCAAAAAAGACGGGGAATACGTTCGCTTAGATCCTGAGATTTCAAAAAAAATCCCTGAAATCAGTATTGATTACGCACTGATGGAAAAAAGTCAAAAAGTCAAATGCGTGATCGGGGATTTTCTATGGAACGATATGGGAAGCTTTGAATCTCTTAGTGAAGAATGGGAAAAAGATACCAATGGTAATGCATCTAAAAACACATTTATAGCAACAGAGAGTAAGAATAATTTTATCATTTCAGATAAAATTGTCGTCGCTATCAATATCAATGATTTGATTGTTATTGATACAAAAGACTCCTTACTGATCACAAAAAAAGGGGAATCTCAGAAAATAAAAGACGTACTCAAGCGACTCAAGCAATCCCACCCCAATCTGACTCAAATCCATACAACCGCCTATCGTCCGTGGGGAAATTACACTGTTCTACTCGAATCTCCCAGCTATAAAATCAAACAAATCATTGTCAAACCCAAATCTCGGCTTAGTCTTCAAAAACATTTTCATCGAAATGAACATTGGACAATAGTAAGCGGGAGTGCAAGCGTCACCATAGGAGATAAAGAAATTTTTTTAAAAGCCAATGAATCCACTTATATTCCGATGGGGCAGCTTCATCGCTTAGAAAATCCGGGAAAAATTGATCTAGTCATCATAGAAATACAAGTCGGTGAGTATCTTGGCGAAGATGATATCATCAGAATAGAAGATGATTTTAGAAGGTGCTAA
- a CDS encoding GDP-L-fucose synthase, which translates to MKKDSKIFIAGHKGLVGSAIMKVLKTKGYENLLTKTRAELDLTDSAQTQAFFEKEMPEYIFLAAAKVGGINANNLYRADFIYQNLAIQNNVIYNAYKYHAKKLLFLGSSCIYPKHSPQPIKESYLLTNELEYTNEPYAIAKITGLKMCEAFSLQYGCNFISAMPTNLYGENDNFDLETSHVLPALIRKFYEAKSNNSDTIVLWGSGNPRREFLYSLDMAKACVYIMENIDFKDLAKDLKTIKNTHINIGYGSDISIKELALLIQKISGFKGKIVFDPSKPDGTYQKLLDSSKINNLGWEPEITLEKGIQKVYEWYLEQK; encoded by the coding sequence ATGAAAAAAGATTCTAAAATTTTCATTGCGGGTCATAAAGGATTGGTAGGTTCAGCTATTATGAAAGTTTTAAAAACAAAAGGTTATGAAAATCTTCTCACAAAAACCCGTGCAGAACTTGATTTAACCGATTCTGCTCAAACACAAGCCTTTTTTGAAAAAGAAATGCCAGAATATATTTTTTTAGCCGCTGCAAAAGTAGGAGGAATCAACGCAAACAACCTCTATCGCGCAGATTTTATCTATCAAAATCTTGCAATCCAAAATAATGTGATTTATAATGCCTATAAATATCACGCAAAAAAACTCTTATTTTTAGGTTCAAGTTGTATTTATCCAAAACATTCTCCCCAACCCATTAAGGAATCTTATCTGCTCACAAATGAGCTTGAATATACAAATGAACCTTATGCCATCGCAAAAATTACCGGTCTTAAAATGTGCGAGGCTTTCAGTTTGCAATACGGGTGCAATTTTATCTCTGCAATGCCCACAAATCTCTATGGAGAAAACGATAACTTTGATTTAGAAACCTCTCATGTTTTACCTGCACTGATTCGAAAATTTTACGAAGCCAAATCAAACAATTCAGACACTATAGTGCTTTGGGGTAGCGGAAACCCTCGAAGAGAATTTCTATATAGCTTGGATATGGCAAAAGCCTGTGTTTATATTATGGAAAATATTGACTTCAAAGATTTAGCAAAAGATCTTAAAACAATAAAAAATACACATATCAATATCGGTTATGGAAGTGATATCAGTATTAAAGAATTAGCTTTGTTAATCCAAAAAATCTCAGGCTTCAAAGGTAAAATTGTATTTGATCCCTCAAAGCCTGATGGCACTTATCAAAAACTTTTGGATTCTTCAAAAATAAATAATCTGGGTTGGGAACCTGAAATCACTCTCGAAAAAGGCATTCAAAAAGTATATGAATGGTATTTGGAGCAAAAATGA
- a CDS encoding replication-associated recombination protein A, whose amino-acid sequence MKNLASLLRPKTLEEFAGQSKIIGENSPLKNAISTGNFPHSFFYGPPGSGKTTLARLIAHKLQKPFLQFNATNFKLEEFRLALKQYQNTLAKPVVFIDEVHRLSKNQQEFLLPIMENQEALILGASTENPYYSLTGAIRSRAFLFEFAPLGRSELNQILQKALDIYPCKISQEARDYLISSSGGDARAMLNLLDVAMESQNDEIVLDTLKSLRPISLNDGSSDENTHYNLISALIKSIRGSDENAALYYLARLVCGGENPEFIARRLVILASEDIGNANPNALNLATSTMTAVSKIGYPEARIILSQCVIYLSCCPKSNTAYNAINDAIKSVNEGEILPIPKNILTHSKTYLYPHDYGGWIKQKYLQKPLHFVKHTQKGFEKNLQEWIIKIKGSQ is encoded by the coding sequence ATGAAAAATCTAGCTAGTCTCCTGCGTCCAAAAACTCTTGAAGAGTTCGCAGGGCAAAGCAAAATTATCGGCGAAAACTCTCCTCTTAAAAATGCCATTTCTACAGGAAATTTTCCTCATTCATTTTTTTATGGGCCTCCTGGGAGTGGCAAAACAACTTTGGCTAGACTCATTGCCCACAAACTTCAAAAACCTTTTTTACAATTCAATGCAACCAATTTTAAACTCGAAGAATTTCGCCTTGCACTCAAACAATACCAAAATACACTTGCAAAACCCGTTGTATTTATTGATGAAGTACATCGACTAAGCAAAAATCAACAAGAGTTCTTATTACCGATTATGGAAAATCAAGAAGCACTTATTTTGGGAGCAAGCACTGAAAATCCCTACTATAGTCTAACAGGAGCAATTCGTTCGCGCGCATTTTTATTTGAATTTGCCCCTCTTGGGAGATCTGAGCTCAATCAAATCCTACAAAAAGCTCTTGACATCTATCCTTGCAAAATCTCCCAAGAAGCTAGAGATTACCTAATTTCCTCAAGTGGCGGGGATGCACGAGCAATGCTAAATTTATTAGATGTGGCTATGGAGAGCCAAAACGATGAGATTGTTTTAGATACTCTCAAATCACTCCGTCCCATAAGTCTCAATGATGGAAGTAGTGATGAGAACACACATTACAATCTTATCAGCGCACTCATCAAATCTATTCGTGGTAGTGATGAAAACGCCGCACTTTATTATCTTGCAAGATTAGTTTGTGGGGGAGAAAATCCTGAATTCATTGCTAGAAGGCTCGTCATCTTGGCAAGCGAAGACATAGGAAATGCAAATCCAAACGCACTCAATCTTGCCACTTCTACAATGACAGCAGTGTCCAAAATCGGGTATCCTGAAGCTAGAATCATTCTCTCTCAATGCGTGATTTACCTGTCTTGTTGTCCAAAATCAAATACTGCTTATAATGCCATCAATGATGCAATAAAATCTGTCAATGAAGGTGAAATTCTTCCAATCCCAAAAAATATCCTTACTCATTCTAAAACCTACCTTTATCCACACGATTACGGCGGTTGGATCAAACAAAAATATCTTCAAAAACCCCTGCATTTTGTCAAACATACCCAAAAAGGATTTGAAAAAAACCTGCAAGAATGGATCATAAAAATCAAAGGAAGTCAATGA
- the leuB gene encoding 3-isopropylmalate dehydrogenase encodes MKSYNIALIKGDGIGPEVIDEAKKVLDAVSQVYNFKIKYEEYLMGGCAYDAYKNPLPEITIQGCLKADAILFGAIGGSKWDNLPRELRPESGLLRLRKELEVFANIRPAIVFEELLEASTLKPEVIADTDLVIIRELISGIYFGKPRGKDQNHGYNTMAYTKKEIERIAKIGFQFAANRRKKLCSVDKANVLEVSQLWREVVTDVSKEYPEIELTHQYIDNASMQLIKDPRQFDVILTGNLFGDILSDEAGMLTGSIGLLPSASIGEKVALYEPIHGSAPDIAGMGIANPIAAILSASMLLKYTLKETQAAEAINQAVSKVLKKGCRTQDIAHFGAEKICSTSQMGDLITECLERG; translated from the coding sequence TTGAAATCTTATAACATAGCCCTTATCAAGGGAGATGGCATTGGTCCTGAAGTAATCGATGAAGCAAAAAAAGTGTTGGATGCAGTAAGTCAAGTTTATAACTTTAAAATCAAATACGAAGAATATTTAATGGGGGGATGTGCATATGATGCATATAAAAATCCTCTGCCTGAAATAACCATTCAAGGTTGCCTCAAAGCAGACGCCATTCTTTTTGGCGCAATCGGAGGAAGCAAATGGGACAATTTACCTAGAGAATTGCGACCAGAAAGTGGTCTTTTGCGTCTCAGAAAAGAATTGGAAGTGTTTGCCAATATCCGTCCAGCAATTGTATTTGAAGAATTGCTTGAAGCAAGCACGCTTAAACCTGAAGTCATTGCAGACACCGATTTAGTGATCATCAGGGAGCTTATCAGTGGAATTTATTTTGGCAAACCTAGAGGAAAGGACCAAAATCACGGATATAACACAATGGCTTATACAAAAAAAGAGATTGAAAGAATCGCAAAAATCGGCTTTCAGTTCGCCGCCAATCGAAGAAAAAAACTTTGCTCTGTGGATAAAGCAAATGTTTTGGAAGTAAGTCAGCTTTGGAGAGAAGTTGTTACTGATGTCTCAAAAGAATACCCAGAAATCGAACTGACCCATCAATACATTGATAACGCAAGTATGCAATTGATCAAAGACCCTAGACAATTTGACGTGATTTTAACCGGCAATCTTTTTGGAGATATTCTAAGCGATGAGGCCGGTATGCTAACAGGCTCTATTGGGTTACTTCCTTCTGCAAGTATCGGGGAAAAAGTCGCTCTTTATGAGCCTATTCACGGCTCGGCTCCAGACATAGCTGGAATGGGCATTGCCAATCCGATAGCTGCCATTTTAAGTGCTTCTATGTTACTAAAATACACACTCAAAGAAACACAAGCTGCCGAAGCCATCAATCAAGCGGTATCAAAGGTTTTAAAAAAAGGTTGTCGCACGCAAGACATTGCCCATTTTGGAGCTGAAAAAATCTGTAGCACTTCCCAAATGGGAGATTTAATTACAGAATGTTTGGAGCGAGGATAA